The following coding sequences lie in one Danio rerio strain Tuebingen ecotype United States chromosome 3, GRCz12tu, whole genome shotgun sequence genomic window:
- the tmem98 gene encoding transmembrane protein 98 → METVVIVAIGVLATIFLASFVALVVVCRHRYCHPPDFLHQFDSKPTVDLIGAMETQSEPSELELDDVVITNPHIEAMLENEDWIEDASGLVSHCIAILKICHTLTEKLVAMTMGSGAKVKAPASLNDIITVAKRISPRVDDVVRSMYPPLDPILLDARATALLLSVSHLVLVTRNACHMSGSLDWIDQSLHAAEDHMVVLREAALASEPERCFPDREQSI, encoded by the exons ATGGAGACGGTGGTGATCGTGGCGATAGGTGTCCTCGCCACCATCTTCTTGGCATCATTTGTGGCGCTGGTGGTTGTGTGTCGCCATCGGTACTGCCACCCTCCAGACTTTCTGCACCAGTTTGACTCCAA GCCTACAGTGGATCTGATTGGAGCGATGGAGACTCAGAGTGAACCATCAGAGCTGGAGCTGGATGATGTTGTCATCACTAATCCTCATATTGAGGCCATGCTGGAGAATGAAGACTGGATTGAAGATGCCTC GGGTCTTGTATCTCACTGCATTGCGATTCTGaag ATCTGCCATACCCTCACCGAAAAGCTAGTGGCCATGACAATGGGCTCTGGAGCAAAGGTCAAAGCTCCTGCCAGTCTAAATGACATCATCACTGTTGCCAAACGCATCAGCCCAAG GGTGGACGACGTGGTCCGATCAATGTATCCTCCGCTGGACCCCATTCTTCTGGATGCCAG GGCCACAGCATTACTACTGTCGGTCAGTCACTTGGTTCTGGTGACTCGAAACGCCTGTCACATGTCAGGCAGCCTGGACTGGATCGATCAATCACTGCATGCAGCTGAAGATCACATGGTCGTGCTGAGAGAAGCCGCTTTAGCATCTGAACCAGAGAGATGTTTTCCAGATAGAGAGCAGTCCATCTGA